A genomic window from Glycine soja cultivar W05 chromosome 10, ASM419377v2, whole genome shotgun sequence includes:
- the LOC114372433 gene encoding uncharacterized protein LOC114372433, translating to MESSSIGIRRYEELPTVKDFESLIEPANVPAVFRGCTKSWNAFSQWNPSNGGLDYLRARVGYCTVEAMVSQSAPVFYGDLGGHQRVPLPFSTFLDFCKKRMQMQSKHQQGLDQCPASQTHDDTEHAYLALEDAPEQIYLAQVSIMNSDRQENVQLETLREDIQTPPILVSKELSSINLWMNNAQARSSTHYDPHHNLLCIVSGCKQVVLWPPSASPSLYPMPIYGEASNHSSVTLENPDYSIYPRAECSMEFAQKAVLQAGDALFIPEGWFHQVDSDDFTIAINFWWRSNMMSCMLEHMDAYYLRRILRRLIDKEMDQLLLKLGMGKTRMCVCKLPNNGQADHANENYGQMLKGMDLKEKNLEERNTLLELEPAAAQVLHELVSLVHNSVSSTQDGQSLSTSINDYELAGNDKHEKIVTSDLKDDPLAKILWDVEPQTLQCVFLAMAHNFPRTLEALVLHVLSPVGAEVLTRKFDEMDQQTLEEDRNRFYEVFYSAFDDQSAAMNSILKGKEVFTEQAFKNVLDKFVGVNLES from the exons ATGGAATCGTCGTCCATTGGAATCCGAAGATATGAAGAGCTTCCAACGGTTAAAGACTTCGAGTCTCTGATTGAACCTGCAAACGTTCCCGCT GTTTTTCGCGGGTGCACCAAAAGTTGGAATGCCTTCTCCCAATGGAATCCATCCAACGGTGGCCTCGACTACTTGCGG GCACGTGTGGGCTATTGCACGGTGGAGGCTATGGTATCTCAATCTGCACCCGTTTTTTATGGTGATCTTGGAGGCCACCAAAGG GTTCCTCTTCCATTTTCTACCTTCCTTGATTTTTGTAAGAAGCGGATGCAGATGCAAAGTAAGCACCAACAAGGCCTTGATCAGTGTCCTGCCTCACAAACTCATGATGACACAGAACATGCTTATTTGGCCTTGGAAGATGCTCCTGAACAAATTTATTTAGCACAG GTGTCAATTATGAACAGTGATCGTCAGGAAAATGTTCAATTAGAAACCCTGAGGGAAGACATTCAGACG CCTCCGATTTTGGTGTCAAAAGAATTATCTTCTATAAACTTGTGGATGAACAATGCCCAAGCTAGATCAAGTACACACTATGATCCACACCACAATCTTCTGTGCATAGTTTCTGGCTGCAAACAAG TTGTTTTGTGGCCTCCTTCTGCTAGTCCCTCACTCTATCCAATGCCTATATATGGGGAGGCTTCTAATCACAG TTCTGTTACTTTAGAAAATCCTGATTACTCAATTTATCCAAGGGCAGAATGCTCAATGGAGTTTGCGCAAAAGGCTGTTCTTCAGGCAGGCGATGCACTTTTCATTCCTGAAGGCTG GTTCCATCAGGTAgatagtgatgattttaccaTTGCAATTAACTTTTGGTGGAGATCCAACATGATGTCTTGCATGTTGGAACACATGGATGCTTATTATTTGCGCAGAATATTGAGGAG ATTGATTGACAAAGAAATG GACCAACTACTGCTTAAGTTGGGGATGGGGAAAACTAGGATGTGTGTATGTAAGCTGCCTAATAATGGACAAGCAG ATCACGCCAATGAAAATTATGGTCAGATGTTGAAAGGGATggatttaaaagagaaaaatcttGAAGAGAGGAACACATTGCTAGAATTAGAACCTGCTGCAGCCCAGGTGCTTCATGAACTTGTGTCTTTGGTTCACAACAGTGTTAGTTCCACCCAGGATGGGCAATCACTATCAACTTCTATAAATGATTATGAGCTTGCTGGGAATGATAAACATGAGAAAATAGTGACTTCTGACTTGAAAGATGATCCACTTGCTAAAATTCTCTGGGACGTTGAACCACAAACTCTCCAATGTGTTTTTCTTGCTATGGCA CATAACTTCCCAAGAACTTTAGAGGCTCTTGTACTGCATGTGCTTTCACCAGTGGGGGCCGAAGTCCTCACTCGGAAATTCGATGAAATGGATCAACAAACTCTTGAGGAAGATCG GAATAGATTCTACGAGGTTTTCTACAGTGCATTTGATGACCAATCTGCAGCAATGAATTCTATTCTAAAAGGGAAAGAGGTGTTCACAGAACAG